From Synechococcus sp. A10-1-5-1, a single genomic window includes:
- a CDS encoding UbiD family decarboxylase, with product MGSAANANGSQRDLRGFLELLEARGQLRRISAPVDPDLELAAIADRVLGCGGPALLFENVKGSSIPVAVNLLGTLERVLWSMGMERPEELEALGERLALLQQPKPPKGPREAIRFGSVLLDVLKAKPDLDLLPPCRQEVFQGDAVDLDRLPLLRPWPGDAGRIITLGLVITKDPETGTPNVGVYRLQQQSINTMTVHWLSVRGGARHLRKAAALGKPLEIAIAIGVHPLLVMAAATPIPVQLSEWLFAGLYAGEGVRLAKCKTVDLEVPSHSEIVLEGTITPGEELPDGPFGDHMGFYGGVEPSPLVRIQCVTQRRNPTYFTTFSGRPPKEDAMLAIALNRIYTPILRQQIPEIVDFFLPMEGLSYKLAVIAIDKAYPGQAKRAAMAFWSALPQFTYTKFVVVVDQSINIRDPRQVIWAISSLVDPQRDLFVLENTPFDTLDFASEQLGLGGRLAIDATTKMGPERNHPWGEPLQRPADLEARLDERWEELGLADVGQQDPDPALFGYVLEQVLERLQRPT from the coding sequence ATGGGATCTGCGGCTAACGCGAATGGATCCCAACGTGATCTCAGGGGCTTTCTGGAGCTACTGGAAGCGCGGGGCCAACTGCGCCGCATCAGTGCCCCTGTGGACCCCGATCTCGAGCTTGCAGCGATTGCCGATCGGGTCTTGGGCTGTGGCGGCCCAGCCCTGCTCTTCGAGAACGTCAAAGGCTCGAGCATTCCGGTAGCGGTGAATTTGCTGGGGACCCTGGAGCGGGTCCTCTGGTCGATGGGGATGGAGAGGCCCGAGGAGCTGGAGGCCCTTGGGGAGCGCCTGGCTCTGCTCCAGCAACCCAAACCCCCCAAAGGTCCGCGGGAAGCCATCCGGTTCGGCTCCGTCTTGCTGGATGTGCTGAAGGCCAAGCCCGACCTCGACCTGTTGCCCCCTTGCAGACAGGAGGTTTTCCAGGGCGATGCCGTTGACCTCGATCGCCTGCCGCTGCTTCGGCCCTGGCCGGGTGATGCCGGCCGCATCATCACCCTCGGCCTGGTCATCACCAAGGACCCAGAGACCGGCACCCCAAACGTCGGGGTCTATCGGCTTCAGCAGCAGTCCATCAACACGATGACCGTGCACTGGCTGAGCGTGCGGGGCGGTGCGCGCCACCTGCGCAAGGCCGCAGCCCTGGGCAAGCCGCTGGAGATTGCCATTGCCATCGGCGTTCACCCTCTGCTGGTGATGGCTGCCGCCACCCCGATTCCGGTGCAACTGAGCGAGTGGCTCTTTGCTGGGCTCTACGCCGGTGAGGGGGTGCGTCTGGCGAAGTGCAAAACCGTGGACCTGGAGGTTCCAAGCCACAGCGAAATCGTGCTGGAAGGAACGATTACCCCCGGGGAAGAACTGCCCGACGGCCCCTTTGGCGATCACATGGGCTTTTACGGAGGTGTTGAGCCGTCACCACTGGTGCGCATCCAATGCGTCACCCAACGGCGTAATCCGACCTACTTCACCACCTTCAGCGGGCGTCCGCCCAAGGAGGACGCCATGTTGGCGATCGCCCTCAATCGGATCTACACGCCGATCCTGCGCCAGCAAATCCCTGAAATTGTCGACTTCTTCCTCCCCATGGAGGGCCTCAGTTACAAGCTGGCGGTGATCGCCATCGATAAGGCCTATCCGGGCCAAGCCAAGAGAGCAGCCATGGCCTTCTGGAGTGCTCTACCCCAATTCACCTACACCAAGTTCGTCGTTGTCGTCGATCAGTCGATCAATATTCGCGATCCTCGGCAGGTGATCTGGGCGATCAGCTCCTTGGTCGATCCGCAGCGGGATCTCTTCGTCCTCGAGAACACGCCATTCGACACCCTCGATTTCGCAAGCGAGCAACTGGGACTGGGGGGGCGCCTCGCAATCGATGCCACAACGAAGATGGGACCCGAGCGCAACCACCCCTGGGGTGAGCCCCTACAGCGGCCCGCCGACCTGGAGGCCCGCTTGGACGAGCGCTGGGAGGAACTGGGATTGGCCGATGTCGGTCAACAGGATCCCGACCCGGCCCTGTTTGGCTACGTGCTCGAGCAGGTTCTCGAGCGACTACAACGGCCGACCTAA